From the genome of Burkholderia pyrrocinia:
CTGTGCGAGCAGCCCGTCGGCGATCACGACAGCCTGGTACGCGTGCCGGCCGCGCGCGGCAAGCCGCGCGACGATCGTCTTGCGCGCGCGATCGCCGCCGGCGGCCGCGCCCGCGATGCGCAGCTCGAGCCCGTTCACCGCACCGCCGGCCGCGAGCGGCACCGGCACCGAAGCGGTCTGCGGCGCGCCTTCGAGGTTGCGCGACAGCCCGGCCCGCAGGAACTCGAGCGCCGCGCGGCGCGTGTCGTCGCGATCGTCGGGCAGCGTCAGCGTGCCGACCGCGAACACCGCGCCGTCGACGTGCGCGGCCTGCATCCGCATCGGCATCGACGTGCCGCCGATCGCAACCGGCTGCTCCTCGACGGTCGGCTTCGCCGGCAGGTCGATCGTGTAGCCGGCGTCGTTGTGCAGCGTGCGCCAGTCGTACGACGGCGAGCACGCGGCCAGCACGACGCTCGCGCAGGCGAGCGCAACGAACTGTCGCAGCGGACGAAAAAGGGGGCGCAACGAATCGATGACTTCCTTCGGCATGGCGTGGACCGGGCAGGCAAAACGGCCATTATCCGCCGAACGTGAAAACCGCGATGCGGGGCCGCCGTCGGTGCGCGCACCGCATTCGCGCTAAAATGAGCGACGAATTTCGACGTCCTTTGCATCGATCCGCGTCATCGACCGACTCCGAGAGCACCGCAGATGAACACCACGCCTCCCGCCCGCCGCAGCGCCGGCCCTGTCCGCTACATCGTCGCGGCCGCCGTCGTCGCGGCCATCGCCGTAGCCGGCTTCTTCGCGTTCAACGGCAAGTCCAGCGTGCCGGACGCGACGTTCACGCTGCTGTCGGGCCAGAAGGTCTCGACCGCCGGCGACCTGAAGGGCAAGGTCTATCTCGTGAATTTCTGGGCGACGAGCTGCGCGACCTGCATGCAGGAAATGCCGCAGATGGTCGATACCTATAACCGCTTCAAGGGTCAGGGGCTGGAATTCGTCGCGGTCGCGATGAACTACGATCCGCCGATGTACGTCGCGAACTACGCGCAGACGCGCCAGTTGCCGTTCAAGGTCGCGCTCGACGACGGCAGCGTCGCGAAGCAGTTCGGCAACGTGCAGCTCACGCCGACGACCTTCGTCGTCGACAGGAACGGCAAGATCCTGAAGCGCTACGTCGGCGCACCGCAGTTCGCGGAACTCGATGCGCTGCTCAAGAAGGCGCTCGACAGCAACGCAGCCTGAGCGCAGCAGAATCCGGATCGAAGGGCCGCGCACAGCGGCCCTTTTTGCAAGACGGACCGCACGACCGGCCAGCCCGGCTCCGCGGTCCGTTTGCTTTTCAGCGCTCGGTTTCGCCTTTCGCCGACAGCCCGTAGCGCTTCATCTTCTCGTACAGCGTCGCCTTGCCGACATGCAGCCGGTCGGCCGTCGCGGCGACCGCGCCGCCCGTCTGGTTCAACGCCTCGGCGATCACCGCGCGCTCGAACTGCTCGATGCGCTCCTTCAGCGTCTGCTCGTTGTCGGCGGCGTCGCCGCCCGCGCCCGTTTCCTGCGGCATGTCGGCCACGCCGAGCACGAAGCGGTCGGCCGCGTTGTGCAGCTCGCGCACGTTGCCGGGCCAGTCGCGCTGCATCAGGCTCGCGCGCTGCCGGTCGGTCAGCACGGGCGCGGGCCGCCCGTAGCGCACCGCCGCATCGAGCATGAAGTGCTCGAACAGCGGCACGATGTCCTCGCGGCGCTCGGCCAGCGGCGGCAGCGCGATCGTCACGACGTTGAGCCGGTACAGCAGGTCGCGCCGGAACGTGCCGGCCGCGACGAGCTCGCTCATGTCGCCCTTCGCGGCCGCGACGACACGGCAGTTCACGCGGATCGGCTGGTTCGAACCGAGCCGCTCCAGCACGCCGTCCTGCAGCACGCGCAGCAGCTTCACCTGCAGCGCGAGCGGCATGCTTTCGATTTCGTCGAGGAACAGCGTGCCGCCGGACGCGTATTCGAGCTTGCCGACGCGCCGCTTCGCGGCGCCGGTGAACGCGCCGGGCTCGTAGCCGAACATCTCCGACTCGAACATCGGCTCGGGCAGCGCGCCGCAATTCACCGCGATGAACGGCTTGTCGCGGCGCGGCGACAGCTCGTGCAGGCTGCGCGCGATCAGTTCCTTGCCGGCGCCGGTGTCGCCGTTGATCAGCACCGACGCGTCGGTGGGCGCGACATTCGCGATCAGCTTGCGCACCTGCTCGATCGCGGGGCTGCGGCCGATGATGCGCGGCGCGACGGCGTTCTGCCCGGCCAGCTCGCGTCGCAGCGCATGGTTCTCGAGCACGAGCTCGCGGCGCTCGAGCGCGCGGCGCACCGTCTCGATCAGGCGCTCGGCCGCGAACGGCTTCTCGATGAAGTCGTACGCGCCGTCGCGCATCGCCTGCACGGCCATCGAGATGTCGCCGTGCCCGGTGACGAGGATCACGGGCACGTCGGGCACGCGCTCGCGGCACTGCGCGAGCACGTCGAGCCCGCTTGCGCCGGGCAGCCGGATGTCGCTGACGATCGCGCCGGCGGTGTCCGCGACGATCGCCTTCTCGGCCGCTTCGGCCGACTCGAAGCCGGCGACGTCGAAGCCCGCCAGTTGAAGGCTCTGCACGCTCGCCCGGCGAACGAGCGCATCGTCTTCGATATAGATCACTTGCAGCCGGTTGGCCATCGTACTCACTTGCTCCTGACGGGCCGCGCGGCGCTATCGCGCGCGCGGCGGCGTTGATGCCGGTCGTTCGCCGACCGGGCCTAATGCGAGCCCGCCGGCTCGGACACG
Proteins encoded in this window:
- a CDS encoding TlpA disulfide reductase family protein, which codes for MNTTPPARRSAGPVRYIVAAAVVAAIAVAGFFAFNGKSSVPDATFTLLSGQKVSTAGDLKGKVYLVNFWATSCATCMQEMPQMVDTYNRFKGQGLEFVAVAMNYDPPMYVANYAQTRQLPFKVALDDGSVAKQFGNVQLTPTTFVVDRNGKILKRYVGAPQFAELDALLKKALDSNAA
- a CDS encoding sigma-54-dependent transcriptional regulator is translated as MANRLQVIYIEDDALVRRASVQSLQLAGFDVAGFESAEAAEKAIVADTAGAIVSDIRLPGASGLDVLAQCRERVPDVPVILVTGHGDISMAVQAMRDGAYDFIEKPFAAERLIETVRRALERRELVLENHALRRELAGQNAVAPRIIGRSPAIEQVRKLIANVAPTDASVLINGDTGAGKELIARSLHELSPRRDKPFIAVNCGALPEPMFESEMFGYEPGAFTGAAKRRVGKLEYASGGTLFLDEIESMPLALQVKLLRVLQDGVLERLGSNQPIRVNCRVVAAAKGDMSELVAAGTFRRDLLYRLNVVTIALPPLAERREDIVPLFEHFMLDAAVRYGRPAPVLTDRQRASLMQRDWPGNVRELHNAADRFVLGVADMPQETGAGGDAADNEQTLKERIEQFERAVIAEALNQTGGAVAATADRLHVGKATLYEKMKRYGLSAKGETER